Within the Salinimonas marina genome, the region GCTGGCCGGATCGTCGGGCCAAAAGTGTTTCGGGTAACGGCCTTTCATTTCTTTTTTAATCTCCTGATAACTGCCTTGCCAGAACTGGCCCAAATCGGCGGTCATTTGTAACGGCCTTCCGGCCGGAGACAGTAACGACACCACCACATTCTGGCGGCCCTGGGCCACACGAATGACCTCAGTTTGGCCATACATTTCCTGCATTCTGACCGCCAGCACCACCTGTCCATCGCTTTGATAATCCAGCGGATGCTGCTGCCCGGAGGGTACGGTATAACGTACCGGCAACAACGTATCCAGCGCCTGTTGCATCGGCCATGGCAGCGACTGTTGTAATCGTTGCTCCCAACCCAGTTCGCTAAGCTGACGCCAGGTGCGACATCGGCTTAGCGCCCGATCAAGGACCGTCGGTTCGATTAAGGCCAATGGGTTATCACTGTCAGGCCAGGCCTGCGGCTCATCAAATGCCTGGGGTTGCGGTAAATGCAGACGGTGGGCCAGAGCCAGACGTTGCAACCACTGCAGCGCCCGGGGCTCCAGCGGCCACTCGGCAACCGGCAGGTTTTGCAGATACGTGCGCCACGCCCGGGTCAGGTGTTTAGGCGTTGGTGCCGGCAGCGGCTTACTCGCTAGTTCAATCGCCGCAAAGCGGTTTACCTGACGGGCCTCCATTCGCTGCTGAACACGGTTATACCCCACCTTCTCAGTTTGATGAAACCGGGCGGCAAACCAGCTTTCCACCTCTGTCTGAGCGATAGGTTCGGCCAGACTCACCACCATTTTGCCGTCCCGTTGTTGCCCGTTCAATACCGCCAACCAGGGTGAACCTGCCAGTAAAGGAGCTACCGTAGCCCCTTTACCACTGGCCAGCTTGTATTGACTGTGATCGGTCTGATACGCAATCAGGTCGGTGTACGCCAGCGCGACGGCCACACCAATTTCCCGGGAAGATAAGGTCTTGGGG harbors:
- a CDS encoding ATP-dependent helicase C-terminal domain-containing protein produces the protein MLEDITPLMLETLAWGSRIEDLALLDIPSAAQCEAARTVLQQLGATDPQHQLTAYGRRLALLPCHPRLGHMLLQAHQYKHAGSSPLLQAAVWVAALAQDSVKPKAETTVRETLMNLEHHQYQRLQRQASRYLHQLEPGLALASPKTLSSREIGVAVALAYTDLIAYQTDHSQYKLASGKGATVAPLLAGSPWLAVLNGQQRDGKMVVSLAEPIAQTEVESWFAARFHQTEKVGYNRVQQRMEARQVNRFAAIELASKPLPAPTPKHLTRAWRTYLQNLPVAEWPLEPRALQWLQRLALAHRLHLPQPQAFDEPQAWPDSDNPLALIEPTVLDRALSRCRTWRQLSELGWEQRLQQSLPWPMQQALDTLLPVRYTVPSGQQHPLDYQSDGQVVLAVRMQEMYGQTEVIRVAQGRQNVVVSLLSPAGRPLQMTADLGQFWQGSYQEIKKEMKGRYPKHFWPDDPASATPTTRTKRAMQQ